Genomic segment of Cryptococcus neoformans var. neoformans JEC21 chromosome 5 sequence:
CATTTGCGCATACTTTGTACTGAAATTGTTATTCAGCTTgacccaaaaaaaaaaaaaaaaagcagGGCTTGAAGCTGAACAGGCCTTACTCAGggatgatgttgttgacTGCCACTGCATCAGAGACTTTCCATTCATCGACAACCTTCCCATATTCTAGATCCATGCGATAGACTGATCCTTTATTACTGGGATCAAGCAGCAGCATGTCAGAATCTTGATTATGAAGCATCATCTTATAGGGAGTTGTTGAGCACTTGAATACACCATGATTTGTCAACTTAACTCACTTTGTGTGGGGAGAAGGTCTTGCCTTGCACATTTTTGATTCGATCAATAGCAGTTCGAAACTTGAGCCGATCACCATTATGAGCAAAAACACCGATCATATCACCACGAGTGACATAAGATAGGTCATTTTTGTATCCCACTGCCAGATGCTGATTTTTTGACCCCTGTGCAAAAGACTCTTCGCCTGAATCAttatcctcatcttcatgaGCAGAGTCTTCatgcccttcttcaccttctatTTCACCCCCATCTTCattcacctcttcttcctccggTTCTGCCATTTCGATGTCTTCATATGCTTCTTGAATGTACTTCTGTTCGTCggctttggctttggcgTACTTGACCTTGTTTTTGCCTTCCCACATGTATATAGTGAACTTGTCCTTCCATTCACAGAAACAATCGGCTTTGAAGCGTAAGCACCATGTCATGGCAGGGACTCCATCACCTTCGCGGAAAGTGAACATAAACGCGTGATTGGCCTGAAATCAGACTAAGACATGTGTACTATTTTCAATTGTTGAGTACTGACCATATCAAAATGTGCATTCAACTCAGCATCAACCGGTGCGGAAATGAAAGGAGTAGTGCCTTGTCTAACGATGATCCAAGCTAGGACATGTGAGCTTTAAGCTTCGCCTTTCGCCTACAAAAACATCTGGTAAACTTACTATCAAATTCCGCGTTTTCAGCCAGATCAGCGCTCACGTTAGATCCTTGAATAACGAAAAGCTCCGTTTCTGTGTCGAATACATATAAGTCGGCAGAAGCCCGGTGGAGGATAGGGACATCCTGAAAAGGATCCTCTGGATCTTCCAAGCCAAGTGACGACAGTTGATCCTCGACAGTAATGTCCTCTGGCCTTGCAGCGGTTTTTAGAGTGTCGTGTTCCTCGGTATATTTTAGTGCTTGGAGCTGTTCGTCCGTGGCTTCCTCGTGTGAACGTAAATATTTCTATGCACTAGTTAGCGCAACACTTGACAATGACAAAATAGTATTGTGTGTACCCGCTCAAACATGCAATGTAGGAGAGTAAGCTCGAACAGTGAGTTCGTGGCTCTGGGAACAGACTATAAGTCTTAGTCAGTAAATAAAGCAAAGCTGGTGAAGCCAAGCGCATACTTTGCTACTAACAAACTCCCAAAGatccccctcttccccactAAGGTCCTTCCAGGAGCAAGTGGCGTCTCCGTCTAGAGTCCCAAAGCGAAATTGTAAGCTCTGATCGATGAGAAAAACGCGCTCGTCATCCGCTGACATTTCACAATCAGTAAGCACAACAGATACAAAACCAAACCAAGACTTACTCTCCGCATCCTCATCGAGTAGttgctcctctccctcttcataAGCGCGAGTAACAACGAGCTGGTACTGATATTCTGTGCCTGTCCGACGAATAGTCGCGACAGCATCCTGGAAACTGTTCATTCATTAGGTGAACAACATTTTGATAACCTACATGCATTCACGAGACCCTTTGATACTGTCTGGACGGACAAGATACAAAAGACCAGCAGGAATTTGAATTAGCTCCGGGTTAGCTGGGTTACCCCACATTTTTCCCAGGACTTCGAAAGGAGTGGATGAGTTTGTGCACCAGTTGTGAATGAGATAAATGTCTCACGTGATTTGAGGACAAACATGACGGAAGAAGGTTTGGCAGGGAATCTGGTCGCTGGTTCGATGTTTGTTTGTTAAGTTGGCGGGCGAGAGAAGTGCAGGCGGGGCATGGATATAGAAGAGAGGATCGCTGTGGCAGCAGACTAAAGTGGCGACAAAACTCCCCGTCACCACAAAATGAAGAATGAAGCATCATGACAGAGGCACGCCACACAGTTACGTAAGGCACACCAGGCCGCGCGTTGACCCCTCGTCACCAGGAATCTGGAAGTAGTCCTACTCCGTACAACTCACAtatttcctcctttccctcaaAACTCACCAATCCTCTACACTCTAGCCAACAAGTAGTATTGTACAATGGTATGTTCAGGTTGTTACTGTCTGATGAGTGCTGACAGTTGATCTTCCATAAGGGTCAAGCACCATCCAGCGGCGCTGGAAACAATAAGAAAGGCAACTCCAAAGACAACAAAGACAAGGTTGGTTCTTGTGTTTCGATGTAGCATCGCAAGAGATTGATTTGCTGACTTACTTCGGTAGCCTAAGTGGGAGCCCCCTGTGCCTACTCGTATCggtaagaagaagagacgcGGACCCGATGCGTCGTCCCGACTTCCAGCTGTATATCCCACCACTCGATGCAAACTCAAGTtattgaagatggagaggatacAAGACTACCTTCtcatggaagaggaatttGTGTCTAATCAGGCATCGCAGTCTGGTGAAGATAGGACGGCGGCAGATCGAACTCGGGTGGACGAGCTTCGTGGCTCGCCTATGGGAGTCGGCACTTTGGAAGAGATCATTGATGACGATCACGCCATTGTGTCTTCCGGAGGTGGATCTGAATACTATGTTGGGATCATGTCCTTCGTTGATAAGGACCTGCTTGAACCCGGTTGCTCAGTTCTCCTTCACCACAAGACGCACGCTGTTGTGGGAGTGCTTGCCGATGACACCGATCCCATGGTCTCTGTCATGAAACTTGATAAAGCCCCCACTGAAAGCTATGCTGATATTGGAGGCCTGGAAAGTCAAATTCAAGAAATCAAAGAGTCAGTTGAACTTCCACTTACACACCCCGAACTTTatgaagagatgggcaTCAGACCGCCCAAAGGTGTTATCTTGTATGGAGTACCTGGTACTGGAAAGACTCTTCTTGCAAAAGCCGTCGCCAATCAGACATCTGCAACATTTCTTCGTATAGTCGGCTCCGAACTCATTCAAAAGTATCTTGGCGATGGTCCAAAGCTTGTTCGGGAACTATTCAGGGTGGCTGAGGAAAACGCCCCAAgcatcgtcttcatcgATGAGATTGATGCCATCGGGACAAAAAGATATGACTCGACATCCAGTGGCGAACGGGAGATACAGCGTACAATGCTGGAGCTGTTAAATCAGCTGGACGGTTTTGATACGCGGGGTGATGTTAAAGTCATAATGGCAACCAACAAGGTGAGTCATCTTCGCTTACAAGATTTTAACCCGCGTTGTTGACTAGTTTTTAGATTGAAAATCTCGACCCTGCGCTGATTCGTCCAGGTCGAATAGACAGGAAAATTGGCAAGTTTGCCCATAGCCATAGCTTACCTCGTGCTGACTTAGATTCTCATCAGAATTCCCTCTTCCTGATACAAAGACTAAGAGACACATCTTTAAATTACACACATCGCGAATGTCTTTGGCAGATGATGTGGACATCGAGGAATTAGTCATGACCAAGGATGAACTATCTGGGGCAGACATTAAAGCCGTTTGCAGTGAGTGTTTCATGTCGTGACCATCGCTGACAATTAGCCGAGGCCGGTTTGCTGGCATTGAGGGAAAGGCGAATGAGGGTTACTCGTACCGTAGGTTCATGTCTAAATATAGGACatctgttgctgttgctgattTTTGGGGGATACCAGGATTTCACCACAGCACGAGAAAAAGTCCTGTATGGAAAAGACGAGAATACTGTAAGTCTATCTGCCTTTAACACCGCTGACGCTGTAGCCCGCAGGCCTGTATCTCTAAGCGTACGGAGACTGGAGATTTTGGTTTATGTAGTAGACTGCATGCACTTCAATCAGGCCGTCAATTCTTGGTGATGATCATGAAAAATTGGTACGCAAGACCGCCTTAATATCCCCTCCCTTTCGTGATGATTATTCCATGAGGAACCTATACCGTATGATACATGATCATTTTGGTGCCATAGAGATGCCATTGCGTAATAACTAACAAAAAATGCTGTACCAGCGCTAACCGTTGCATATCGCATGTAGCGGATGCTCTGCGCCTAGCCCGAGTTATGGTTAAAAATGCGTAGAAGAAAGATAGAAAAGCTGTTGAATGGTCATGGGTGGCAGACCTCAAAAGATAAGGATTCTCTTCAGCCACGGGTGCCTGTTCTGTAGCATGTAATAGTGTGGTGGTAATATGTGATAGCTAAGTAATTCAAACAATACACGCATATCGACGACCCAATGTTGCAGGAACTCGCATCATGTTGTTGCTTGCAGCGGCAGTATGTATTATacagagaagaggaaaagtaATGACGTTCACACTTTTCTCCCCAGCGGGTCGTCGTGGTCATGGTTGTGTTGCTCATCCGTCACCACGCGCGTACTGACCGGATTTACTACAAGTACTTCTCACTACATATCGACTGGACACCGGATAAATACACATTGCTAGGGTGTCTGTCTATAAGTGGTGCGTTCTTATCAATCATTCATGCTTGAGCTCAATCTCTACAACTTATTACACCCGTTTTCAGCGCCTAATCATCACTTCCTACTACTGTATACATTTGTAGATCAACGATAACACGAAccgatcttttcttttagCAGGACAATGTTTGGCAACAACAACTCTCGATCACAATCTTCCACGGCTACCCGAAGGTATGGTATCGGTAGAGTTTTAGACAGACAAAAAAGCGTCCCGCTGATCTTGCTTCCTCGAAGACTGATGAAGGAGTATCGTGACTTAACCGCCGATCCTCTACAAGATACAATCACCGCCGGTCCAGTCTCGGAAGATAACATGCTAGAATGGGAAGCTTTGATCCAAGGTCCAGAGGGCACTCCTTATGTCAGTAGTATACTCAGGCATCAAAAGACCGTCATACTAATTAGCTCTCGCGATACAGGAAGGGGGAGTCTTTGCGGCAAGACTTGTCTTCGTCAGTgttcctttttccttttgatTTTTCCATCTACATTCGGATTTCAGCGTCTAACATGTAAATGCAATAGCCATCTGATTATCCCCTTAACCCTTTCACTATGACTTTTGATCCACCCCTCTTGCATCCCAATAGTCAGTTAGCTTCTCTATAACACTTCAACACGAGAGCTTATGCGATACAGTCTACCCCAATGGCCTCGTTTGTATTTCaatcctccatcctccgGGAGACGATCCTATGCAGTATGAGTCTGCTTCCGAACGGTGGTCTCCCGTACAAGGAGTGAGAAGCGTACTTC
This window contains:
- a CDS encoding cytoplasm protein, putative; the encoded protein is MFVLKSLLGKMWGNPANPELIQIPAGLLYLVRPDSIKGSRECIFQDAVATIRRTGTEYQYQLVVTRAYEEGEEQLLDEDAETDDERVFLIDQSLQFRFGTLDGDATCSWKDLSGEEGDLWEFVSSKSVPRATNSLFELTLLHCMFERKYLRSHEEATDEQLQALKYTEEHDTLKTAARPEDITVEDQLSSLGLEDPEDPFQDVPILHRASADLYVFDTETELFVIQGSNVSADLAENAEFDTWIIVRQGTTPFISAPVDAELNAHFDMANHAFMFTFREGDGVPAMTWCLRFKADCFCEWKDKFTIYMWEGKNKVKYAKAKADEQKYIQEAYEDIEMAEPEEEEVNEDGGEIEGEEGHEDSAHEDEDNDSGEESFAQGSKNQHLAVGYKNDLSYVTRGDMIGVFAHNGDRLKFRTAIDRIKNVQGKTFSPHKMMLHNQDSDMLLLDPSNKGSVYRMDLEYGKVVDEWKVSDAVAVNNIIPDTKYAQMNPQQTLIGHSHNGVFRIDPRVSGNKLVESQFKQYASKNDFSAATTTESGKLVVASNKGDIRLFDQIGKNAKTALPALGDPIIGVDVSADGRWLVATCKTYLLLIDTLIGDGRYKGSLGFDRSFPAESKPIPRRLQLKPEHVAYMEDPVSFTPARFNTGINEAEKSIVTSTGNYVITWNFRMLKQGRTDTYQIKRYDSRVVADNFKFGADKNIIVALEHNVLVANKKDMAKPTRSSLAPNTLLSTPARKIHQSHNDIVNSPY
- a CDS encoding endopeptidase, putative gives rise to the protein MGQAPSSGAGNNKKGNSKDNKDKPKWEPPVPTRIGKKKRRGPDASSRLPAVYPTTRCKLKLLKMERIQDYLLMEEEFVSNQASQSGEDRTAADRTRVDELRGSPMGVGTLEEIIDDDHAIVSSGGGSEYYVGIMSFVDKDLLEPGCSVLLHHKTHAVVGVLADDTDPMVSVMKLDKAPTESYADIGGLESQIQEIKESVELPLTHPELYEEMGIRPPKGVILYGVPGTGKTLLAKAVANQTSATFLRIVGSELIQKYLGDGPKLVRELFRVAEENAPSIVFIDEIDAIGTKRYDSTSSGEREIQRTMLELLNQLDGFDTRGDVKVIMATNKIENLDPALIRPGRIDRKIEFPLPDTKTKRHIFKLHTSRMSLADDVDIEELVMTKDELSGADIKAVCTEAGLLALRERRMRVTRTDFTTAREKVLYGKDENTPAGLYL
- a CDS encoding ubiquitin conjugating enzyme, putative, producing the protein MFGNNNSRSQSSTATRRLMKEYRDLTADPLQDTITAGPVSEDNMLEWEALIQGPEGTPYEGGVFAARLVFPSDYPLNPFTMTFDPPLLHPNIYPNGLVCISILHPPGDDPMQYESASERWSPVQGVRSVLLSVLSMLAEPNIESGADIECCKLYRDNKPEFERRVREQVKNLLGI